The Xiphophorus couchianus chromosome 22, X_couchianus-1.0, whole genome shotgun sequence genome includes the window TAGTTGGTAGTGAAAGTTGGGTGTAAATGTTTATTCCCTTTTACACCCAGGCACTAAAGCTTCCATTAAACTGGTAGGGCCAAAGTTTGTGTGGCCGGGACTCCATAAAGATGTACTGACATGGGTGGCTTCCTGTTTGGCTTGCCAACGTGCCAAGGTGCAATGGCACACTAAAGCTCCACTGGATCACTTTCCTGTTCCGCAACGGAAGTTTGAACATGTGCATGTGGACTTAGTGGGGCCGCTCCCACCTTCCAGAGGTTTAACCTATCTCCTGACTACTCTGTGGCCGGAGGCAGTTCCGCTGTCATCAACCACTTCAGTTGATGTGGCTCGGGGATTTATCTCCTCCAGGGTGTCCCGGTTTGGTGTGCCATTGGACTTGACCTCAGACAGAGGTCACCAGTTCACTTCAGAGTGAGCTCCAGTGGCAGAGAGCCTTGGGGTTTAACTCCACCTTACTACTGCCTACCATCCGCAGGCCCAATGGTCTTTGTGAGAGGTTCCACCGCACAATGAAGGCTGCATTGCGAGCCTCGTTGGTGGATAATAGCTGGATACTGTATATCACCTGCCTTGGGTTTTGTTGTGCCTGTATTCAGCTCCAAAAGAGGACTTGtggttttcttcagcagttGGTCCTGGGCCAGACTTTGAGAGTTCCAGGGGAATTTCTTCCTGGTCCACTGGGTTCGGTTGATTCCCAATTGGAGTACAACAGTTCTAAATGGGGATTCTAGATCTTTTGCCCCATTGGCAGCACATCACTGCCTTCCACATGTGTTTGTGCCAAAGGACCTAATATCTGCCAAGTATGTATTTATCCGCCATGACTCACACCATTCATCACGTTAGCCTCCTTACGATGGTCCATTCCATGTTTTAGAGGGGACCTAAGGAGTTTTTGGTGGGGTTGGGGGGTAATCAGGAGAGTATTTCGGTGGACTGTTTGCAGCCAACTCATGTGTTACCACGGGACCCAATTGAGTTGGTTCAGCCACCTCAATTTGGTTTTGGTTGGAAGACATTGAGAATAAATCAACactcaaattacttttttgtctttttctgctgacttccacACATACTTTATTAGTCTAAAGTATACATTCgaatgtaatttaaaacatactAAAATTAATCATTCAAAGTAGTCGTTAAATGAAttttaagtgaattttaaaaaattcaattttgagcataaaattgaattttatgctaaaaaaaattgagcataaattattttgatttatgctcaaattaaatcaacacaCTTTAAGCACATTTAAGTGTGCTTAAAGCtataatgtcaaaattggtACAAGCATACTTTTAATAtactttgtatatatttataggTAGTACACTTAATACTTAGCatacttaaaatgtacttacacaaatgtaagtatatttgaaatatactaaagtatttttttcgCTAGggatattaaagaaaaacatatttgaatatGAATGTCATGGTAAAAGCAAGGATAGTACATGTACTGTAAAGTATATTTGCAGTGCATGTTTgtagtaaaatacaaaaactgacCTCCAGATGTAAAGtgtaaaattctaattttgaGGCTGAAAGAACGTGAAGTAGGAACGCTAGGCATAGCGAAAAGTGGAACATAACATCGGAGTAGCTTAGTTTCTTGGGGGACGTTAATCACAGACGGAAGGTTGCAGGACTTCACAATACTTGTCTTTAACCTTACATGCAGCAGAACTGTTCTTAGCTCTGGTTGCAGTTACAGATAGAGAACTGCAACATGTCGCTGGCGGCGGAGGCTTTCGTGTCGCAAATGGCAGGTAATGCGGTCACCTAGTTCCTCAATAGCGAACCATTTTTAGGCTATCATTAGCCAGCTAGCTCAGCCAGGCTAACCAGGATTCCATAGGCGTCAATTGTAGGTTTTGACCTGTACAAGTAAGCCCATCAAACCATTTAACACAAAcgttattaaaaagaaattaaaaaactgcCCCAAAGGGTATTGCTTTCAGTTAAATTTGGCAGGCTATAAAGCAGCAAGAATCCACCAattgaaacatttcatcaacTTAATATAAGCTAAGgcctttaaaaagaaaggagTAAGTGTATTTAGAGGTGTGCAGCTTAAAGAAAGTATCAGAGAAGAAAGACGTGAGTTGTAAATCCACCTATTTGCAGCTAGACAGTTTAATCCCAGGTAGAAAATACCGGAGTTCACCTAAGGTgatgaacaacaaaacaagagcTTCTGCTCTTGTTTTGATGTTCATCACCTGACTCTTCAATTGCAGACTCTGCAGTTAACATGTTAACCTAAAAGTAACCTAAAAGTTTTCAGTTGTATCACTAAAATAACTGCTTTGCACCAAAATACGTACTTAACAAAATACATCTTATAGTTTGAATTAGTCttgaaaacaagattttattgCATCAGATATCAGTTTTCTGGATGATCTGATCATGTGACAAAGTGGTCAAGCAGAGTGGTGAGGGGTAATACTCTGTAGCTAACGGAGCAGGGGATATTCCAGTGCTTGAATTTTGACCTAGtagattttagaataaaaatgttaaacagtttCTGTTAGACAGATTCCACTTAAAGTTggtgtgaagaagaaaaatctgcttGTTTTTGATCAACAGCTGCAGAGCCTTGGCCTGAGAATGCAACCTTGTACCAACCGCTAAAGGGTAAGTTGGAGGATCTGCAGAAACATTTTGCCTGAATGTCTCCTAATGTTAAAGCATTTCTCTGCTGCAGACCATCAGATCCTGCTCTCAGACCATGCCTCGTCTCTTTCTGTTCAGGTAAAAGCTtgatttctggatttttctctgcagacatttttaatactAATTCTGTGAAACCTCTACATTTATAAATACGTGCAATGCAGCCCAGTCAAAGGCCGCTAGAGCGAAAAAATCCTTTAACAGCAAAGCAAAAGGCTATAGttaccccactgttgccaacttagcaattttatattttgcgACTTTTCAAAAAACAATTGGTTTTGAACTAAATGAAATGAAGTGGTATTGAACTAAGtgaagctttttaaagatcgtgGTTGACCAGAAAACCAGTCAGTGCACCCCAGTCTTTACTAGTACACAGTGTGCTGTACTATTAAAGAATCTCTCCCAGTAGTGTTGTACATTTCCCACATTAAACACACTGATATTGCAGAAACCCTCGTTGTTTTCCACATGTCGTGCAGCTCTAGCTTCGCCTTTTCCAAGCCAGGGAAGGAGTTTTGACTTCTCTGCCTTTTCCCATGCAGGCCTATCTCCGGATGTGTGGTCTGCCAGTTCAGGTGGTCTGCAGATACAACGCTGAGTACATGTCACCGTCTGGTCAGTACACCCACCACAGGCATCCTGCCATTCCAAGCCGACATTCCTGATATTTGTTCTCTCTATAGGAAAAATCCCCTTCATCCACGTGGGGAACCAGGTGGTGTCTGAACTGGGACCGATTGTGCAGTTCACTAAAGCCAAGGTGATAAAATTAGAGATCAATCTGCCACTGATCATAATCGGCCCATTTCCTTGAAAAGGTGTATGATTTGTGATTGCCGATCACTCTCTCTTGTTgccaatcacaaaaaaaacgaTCACCTGTAGGTCACTTCTTGTGCAGCTTATCTCCTCTTTGCCTCACACTGTGCAAGCACACAGCAACAAATCCTAAACAATGTGGTGAGGAACTTCAACGCTCAGAGATAATGGGGAAGTTTTCGTGTTTTGATGGAAAAATACCTCGGTGGTGAAGCATGTCAAAATGTATCAACACAACGAGtctaatatgacatttaaaaaacaaacaaacatactCAACATAGTATGATTATATCAAGGCtcacagtaagaaaaaaagacatctggAGCGATCACATTAAAGCAGCGCACAACTAACACCCGAATGAGCGTGACAGTCAGAAAGCTTAACAGATAACCCGATAAATAATTAAAGTCTTCGGGATGGCAGTGGAATCTTGCTGTTGGACTGCCACGCCATGCtactggtagtaatatttcacagacatAGCACCGTTTCTGCTCCTCCCAGCAGTGAACGCTCACATTGAACGTTTGCTTAAAGCTGCACCTCGTAACTTAAACAAACAAGATTTTACATATGtaataacatttttgctatGTCCTAACATAAGACAGTTAATCTCTGGGGAAAATAATCAATCTCCTCTGCCTCTTCTTGTTAATGTTATGCAgctcggtcagaaacaaccaatcagaaccagcattaatcagctagccatGCTATCTGGAAGTTTGGATTTAGTAACTCAGGATTGTTCATTGTGATGCAACCTGCATTTAACTTTACattaatgtttccttttttatttgacatttcatATACGCAGTGTTGTAAGATGTATTTGACTTGTATAAAATTTAGGCTGTTAAGAGCCTTATTGTTTtactgattgcaggtttttcagttgtccCTTTGACTGAATAGCTGCTTTATTGTGCTGCAAAGTATTTTGCATGTTCGGATCAGGCGTGGCGTGCGGCGTACGGTTCATGCAAATCGGAGCTACAGGTGGCTGCGTCAGGTGCCGCTCGTGCGCGGCCTTGCAGCTGGGGGTGCTGCCCCGTCTGCGCATCTCGCCACTCTTCCGGGTTGTGGAGTTAGGCGTGGACATCGCTGGACCCGCGATGGACGAGCCGCCTGGGCCCCAGGTCCATTTCAACGTTTCGTGCTTACATCAGGAGAGCAGTATCGGTCATGCCAGTACAGCTGTTTGTCACGTGACCGTGGGAGATGTCTTCAGCCTATCCCGCTGTGCCCAGCCGACTGGACTCCTGATCTGATTTCTTTGTCATTGCAAAATCGGATTGGATTATTGAATGCACGttcaatttcaaataaatcGTTCTCCATTAATGAACTCATTGTTAGGAAAAACATGGACTTCCTTTTCCTCACAGAGACGTGGCAGAGGGAAAATGAATTTGTCCATTTAAATGAGCTTTGTCCTGCTGGTTGCTTGGCAGTAGGTAAGCCTCGCTCCGGCCGCCGTGGAGGAGGACTGGCTGCTGTGCACCGTGACTAGTCCACATGCAGACTGTCAAAAACAAGCCACACCACCTCTTTTGAAACCCTCATGATGGAAGTTGGTTCCTCAGATACATTTTATACTATTTTGATATATCGCCCTCCTGGCCCTGCTGGGACTTTTCTTCAGGATTTTGCTGACTTTTTATCTTCTATAATTAGATTGGGAAAGGTCTTGATTGTGGGTGATTTTAATTTGCGGATTGATGATGTTACTTCTATCCCAGCAAGAGATCTTATATCACTGACAGAGGTGCTCAACTTTACACAGTATGTGTCAGGTCCCACACACAACAAGGGTCACACGTTAGACCTGGTTTTTGCACTGGGCTTGCAAATTAccaatgtgtgtgtggaggatgTGCTTCTCAGTGACCATTactgtgttttctttgatttgatgGTGCCATCTGAACCTCGGCCTGTATTTACTAAGGCAAAGAGGAGAATCATCACAGAGGCGACAGCCATGCTTTTCTGCGATAAGTTTGATCCTTCTCTTCTTAATAATCTCACTGAAACTGACTGTTTTGTGAATTGTTTTAATAGCCAATGTGCTGATATCTTGGATCAAGTAGCGCCAGTTAAGGCTAGGAAGGCACCACAGGAAAGTTTCTGTCCTTGGATAAATGATGCAATTATGTCTCTGAGGAGAACATGACGCCAGACTGAACGTTTATGGAAGTCTACTAAATTGGAGGTCCATAGGCTGCATTTAAAGGACTTAATATTGTTCATAAATAAGAGGATTGAGGAGGCCAGGGCAAGTTATTTTAATTGTCTGATTGcctcaaataaaagaaatcctaAAGTGCTCTTCGACACTATCAGCTCTCTTGTGTCATCTGTTGCTGTAAATCCTCGTAACTCTACAATTAGTTGTGATGAGTTCCTGGATTTCTTTATTGATAAGGTCAAAGTAATAAAGGACAGCTTGCCTCCTTGCCATGGTTCCCAGCATTTGGAACCTCCCACTCAGAGCTAGGCCTCATTTGAGCCTGTCACTGTGGAAGACATCTCAACcatcatgaaaaaaatgaaaccgtCCTCTGGTACTTTAGATGTTCTTCCTTTTAAACTGTTTGTGAGGGGTTTTGACTCCATTGGGCCCTATAttgctaaaatgtttaacatgtcTTTGCTTAGTGGTGTGTTTCCTTGTCTTTTCAAACATGCCATTGTGGAGCCACAGTTAAAGAAAACAGGACTGGACTCTTCCGAACTCAAGAATTTCTGGCCAATATCCAAGACCCCTTTCTTGGCCAAAGTCTTGGAAAAGGTAGTCTGCACCCAACTTAGATCATTTTTGCAGGTAAATTACATTTATGACACTTTTCAATCTGGGTATCGTGAGTTTCACTCCACTGAAACAGCCCTGTTGAAGGTGTTTAGTGATATTATGATGGCAGCTGACACCGGTAAATGTTCTGTGCTGGTTTTGTTGGATTTGTCATCGGCGTTTGATACAGTGGACCATGGCATCCTGATAAACAGTCTCCAACATTTGGTTGGAATGTCGGGTTGCGTTTTGAAATGGTTCACCTCTTACCTGGTTAGCAGAACTTTTAGTGTGTCAGTGGGAAATGCAGTGTCTAATTCTGCAGAGCTTTTGTGGGGTGTGCCGCAGGGATCGGTCTTGGGACCTGTTCTGTTCCTGCTGTACCTACTTCCTCTGAGCAGGGTCATCCAGAAGTTCAGTGATGTGTCCTATCATCTGTACGCCGATGATCTGCAACTGTACTGCTCTTTCAAGCCAAGTGAGCCACATAAACTTTGCACTCTCACTAGTTGTTTGGCCAAAGTGACAAAATGGCTCACTGAAAACAGCCTATTATTGAACCCCAACAAGACCGAGACCTTGATTGTTGCTCCTGACAGTGCTGTGCCTGGAATTAAGCAGCACCTCGGAAACTTGAGCTGCACAGTTAAAAGCAACCTGCGCAACCTGGGTGTTTTCATGGATGGAGCGATGTCTATGGAGCGGCACATAAATCAGCTTGTTAGGAACTGCTTTTTCCAAATTGGGAACATTTCTAAACTTCGTAAGATGGTGACTTATGGTGAGCTTGAGATGATTGTTCATGCTTTTGTCTCATCGAGATTGGATTATTGTAACAGTCTGTTTACATGTCTTAACAAGAGGGAGTTTGCGCGTCTGCAGGTTGTACAAAACTCTGCTGCACGCCTGCTGACTCGCACTCACAGGAGGGAACATATTACACCCATCCTCAAAAGTTTGCACTGACTGCCTGTATCTTACAGGATGCAATACAAAATCCTGGTACTGACTTTTAGAGCTCTTCATGGACAGGCGCCAGACTATATTAAGAACCTCATCCAGCCTTATGTTTCGACTAGGAGCCTCAGGTCGTCCAATCTGAACTTGCTGATGGTTCCTCGGACCCTTTTTAAGACTCGAGGAGACAGATCTCTTAAAGCTGTGGCGCCTCGCCTTTGGAATGAGCTACCTTGTACCATTCGATCTCTGGATTGTATAGACACTTTTAGGAAACAACTTAAGACCTACTTTTTTAAACTTGCTTTTTAGCTTaatactgtgttttattgttttgtatgttgcttttaattattttattttttttacactttgtgcagcactttgtgacCCTGGTCTGTGAAAAGcgctatagaaataaagtttacttacttacttttaTGTCTatattaggtgaatttattgagatataaatacattattttgccaataaattatttttctatttttccagaTCACATAGTAGCATTTATACCGAAAGCGAAAAATTAACAGACAATCCAGGTGATCGGCAGTGATCAGTGATCGGCCCTCATTGGTGATCGGTATCAGAAtcggcagcaaaaaacctgattgGAGCATCCCTAGATAAAACCCAAATCTTTCAATGTTTATGAAGGTCGTTGAACTTTGGCAGGGTGCATCTTCCTCAGGTGACAAGGAGTAATGCGTTTGTGGTTTCCAGGGCCACTCACTGAGCGACAGCTTGGACGACGTCCAGCGAGCCGAGATGAAAGCGTACATGGAGCTGGTGTACAACATGCTGCTTACTTCTGAGGTAACGGTCAGACCCACACGCTGATGCTTCAGCGCTGCAGCAGATTCTCACCCAGCTTTtgtctcctctctgcagctGTTCGTCCAGTGGTGCGACGACGCCACGGCAGCCGAGGTCCGTCTTCCTCCTTCCTCAGATGTCAGAACCAAAAGCATGAATCTCTCTTAGCTGTCTCCATTGTGTGCAGATTTCTCGGCCCAGGTACAGCAGCCCGTACTCCTGGCCTCTCGGGAACATCCTGGCCTACCAGAAGCAGTGGGAGGTGCGCAGGAAGATGAACGCCATCGGCTGGGGAGGGAAGACGCTGGAGCAGGTTCAGACGGGCTGAAGCCTGATCagatttcaacatgttttaacatGAAGCTCAGTTCTTTATTGAAGCTAACCTGCTTCATATTGACTTTATGCATCTTGTAATGTTTGGCTTATAATAACTGCCGTCTGCATCTCATCACATTACAGCAGCAAGCTGCCAGGCACTCCAGTACACCCAGACTGATCATGTCTGAGGTTCAGTGTAGGCCTGTCAAtgttaaacaataatattgctgtttgagaacattttcaggtaacataaattctgatgaacatttaacacttgaactggaagacattttaaatataagtaaataaaacaacagaaacaataaattaaacaaatgatgtctctgtaaacaaaattgtcctttaaaaaagcgatcccaaaacaccagactgaagagcagtttcagcagaaagagaaaatcaataaatcatgcaaaaggAAATGATAGAGCTCGTTTTAATCTACCAGgtgattcattgatttattgctttctgCGACAGGTCAAGCTCTCGTGAACCAGAACTTAGCCTATGTTCTGTCACAGAACATAGACCTACAAAAACCAGATGGAAAATCTGTGGGAAAACGTAGAAACTGTTCACAGTGCTCAATTAAATTAGTTATGGGTGAAAAGTTGCTAGCAGCACTTTGGATCTATCAGACtaaactggaataaaataaaactttggttGTGATGcgagagaaaatgtgaaaaagttaaagacGTGTGAACACTTCTGGCAGGGGAAATATCTACCTGAAAATCAGACATCTGCTATTTCTATGTGTTTTAGGTCTATGAAGATGTGAACCAGTGCTGTCAGGCTCTGTCTCAGAGACTGGGCACTCAGCCATACTTCTTCAACAAACAGTAGGTATCAGTCTGCTGAGCACAAACATGTTTGAGCACCACCTGGTGGATAAACCTGAGCATTACATCTGCGCAAGCTTGCTCCATTGAAAATTGTTCAATGATCTTCAAAATCCATAATATTAAACTTGAGAGAGATCAAAAATAAGTTGGCTAAATTTATTAGTGAAACTATTTGAAagtaattttgttgttgttccatcacttttgtatttgttttcttaacaGGAGCATCAGCaatatgtaacatttaaatgattgaaactactgaaacaccaacacaaaggaGCACACAAGTATGAAGTGCATTATAAAGGATaggttttactttcattttttataaataacaaTGTGAAAGCAGATTTTCCTGACTGTTCTCTTTACCAGATTTAATGGTTCAAATGGAAGGTGAGGTTCTGGTAGGGCTAAAGTTGAGccattttctctatttcagTTTAAAGCAACTGGTTTCATTGGGCTTGAATATGTACGGTACATATGCTGcacttttcaaatttcattATTAACCACTTcggggtttcccccagtgtattataagcctggcggcccACCATGCTTTACTAGCCCCCCCCCCGtgaggctaagcattgcttgtttttatttttaggaaaataaggaaaaaacaaaaattgctttattttttttatttttaatcaagtcgGATTGCAAGcttctctgttgctctgagcatTTCACTGACGGAGCATATTTCTTCCTGAAATATAGGTTTATTGAAGATAGGTTTAtactttatgcatttaaagccggCAGAGCAGACCAATCACACCGAAACCTCTGCGCATTGCCTCGCTGTCACTGCTTTAGTCCTTTAGTTTACCTCAACGGGAATCACTCGCGCCTCGCTTTCACTCAAACTGTGTTCAGTTTGAGTGAAAGCTGGATATGTAAATATCCAGGGTTATGAATTATGTCTCTTTGCAGAACTCTCCATCAAAGTAAGAGTTTAAAACCCACCACGTTTTGTGAACCTCAGGAATAACTTGCTTTCAAAGGAGCGCTTTGAAGGAGCGGTGAGATTGTACAAAGAATTATGCGGCTTTTTCATCTCAACACACTGCCCAGTGTTTGACCCTGTCTTCCCTATAAAGTTTATATATGAAGTCCTGGTTGGCCGGTGCATTAGTGATTAACAAACCAGCtctaacctcatcatgcaggttcagcccgGTGAGGAATTTTCAGGCTTGACTCGTAGTGACGCATCactctggttttatattatttctattattatttttcaggttACATGAAGCATCAAACCAGGCTGtatgaggccttgagcagaatttgaatttgaatttttatcaGCAAGCACCTCTTGCTGATAAAAatatcagcacctctaacagcttctctgttagatttagtgaaatctgggagaggTGGAGTAGTTTAACTggccaacctaaaaagcaataaggtataattgcagtttactaatttgtatttgtgaacaaacagagctcaatttcaaagattaaactcatagcATCAGATTATtactatggtaacaaaacaatctaactatgaatattgttctctgaacctttacaaagtaaacttataagctccttaaaatcttacatttaaatgttaaacaatttaaattctttgctgaaaccatttaaaatacaaatttagcCGCATTGATcatttcaataaacaaatgttacatttactgtatatatctgtggtctgtgttaaaatattagcatttatggggccTTGAAGCCCCATAAATGGGGGATTatggagctgctgacttaatttgattaaacagaagtgcaaataactgatattcattttaactgtattttttgattagttgtttttaagattctatagttgtgggtttaaatagcgTTTCACTCACGATACTTTCCCGTAACAtctaattacccagtaatattttgacatttcctgtcaacataacatcttttaatacaaaaacacggtggaccaCCGATGGACTGGTGGTGGACCGCCTCATCACcccgaccaccgggcttagcaaatcttctgggggaaaccctgcactCATTGTGGATCTGTTacaaaaatcccaataagataAATTCTAGATCTGTGCAGTCATGCTGGAGCTTTTCTCTTATGGCAGCTCTCATTTGCTTAGAACAGATGGAAGGATGTTTGCTCCTTTTATACTTTTTTACCCTTATGGTGTGCAACCATGGCAAcaagctgtttcttttttatttagcagttgATTAGCATCCTCAAAGCATCTCTTCCATCTAACAGAGTGGTTATCCCTGACTTAAGCCTCTCTCTGCCCGACTTTCTAAAAAACGATGAGGCAGAGAGAAGTGGGAAAAACAAAGGAGGCCAATTAGCAGCACTTGCTAACTTCTGATGCCATCATTCAGGACAAGTTATCTTCAGGAAATATCTTCTGTGCTgcctgtttgtttattttagctgtTAGCTAAAGAAGCTAATGACAGcatcagtagctgcgtttccattacaaacttTCTTGATATTCtgataatgtggaaaaaacccacaattttgcaaaattggtgtttccattaaataagaaacacaattaaaaatcacacatgaataagtctGTTTGCGCCGAACCGTcatcctaccacttcctgtcgtcttcttcatcagtagtaacGGCCGGCGGTTTGATCATGCAAGTCCTGTTGTGAAAcaagtgtttctattgcagtttttgtgaaatacaGTAAAGACATCCAGAAGACCACCACCAACACAATTTATTGAAAAttgattgaattttatttattaattccAAATTCTGCAATTTCACAGTCAAATTCGCCTgacgtcttcagtcagaggctcctTTCCAGCCCAGTGATGATTTTTGAAGATACTAAGATGACTTTTAATTGAGctcaataaagca containing:
- the mtx2 gene encoding metaxin-2, whose translation is MSLAAEAFVSQMAAAEPWPENATLYQPLKDHQILLSDHASSLSVQAYLRMCGLPVQVVCRYNAEYMSPSGKIPFIHVGNQVVSELGPIVQFTKAKGHSLSDSLDDVQRAEMKAYMELVYNMLLTSELFVQWCDDATAAEISRPRYSSPYSWPLGNILAYQKQWEVRRKMNAIGWGGKTLEQVYEDVNQCCQALSQRLGTQPYFFNKQATELDALVFGHLFTILTTRLTSTELAERVKSYSNLLSFCRRIEQIYFDDKKLMKD